atttttactttaaaaaatagaaatagataaaaatgacTTGAATAATGTGTGTTTGAAACATAATactaattcataaaattaatgaatatttatcTGGCATTTTACATGAAGTAATAGATAAACAATAATCccttaaaaaacaataatggacctcatttatttttatttcatatttaataaattttttaattaccacACATTCATTAATAAGTTGCACTATTGATTAATGATTACTTTAATGTATTTATTTCagaatattaattattcattcttaaattttgagataactttaataaataaaattttatttttatttttgggtacatcactatttatttatttatttgtatagaTTACATGTATCTTTTCTTGAAGATAATTCTGTTTGAGTcacataaaattgattaatttgattttacatctagtaattttataagattaaattagacacaaactttaaaaaataggaaTAGGTTAAGAATGATTTGAATAATGTGTTTAAAAGATAATACTAgctaattcataaaattaatgaatatttatttggCATTTTACATGAAATAACAAAATCAACAATGATCTCTTAAAAAAACCAATAACGgaccttatttatttttatttcatatttaataaattaattaattaccacACATTCATTAATAATTTACACTATTGATTAATGATTACTTTAACTATTTACTTCagaatattaattattcattcttaaattttgagataactttaataaataatatttaagcatttttatcataatttttgggTGCatcactatttatttttttttggtataaatcacaagtatattttattataaataattatattcaagTCTAGTAATACTGGCTGaaactattaaattttattttacatctgGGAATGTTATGCCTCataaaaattctaaagaaaAGCTAAAAAAACTCACCTTCTTAaggttttttcattttatttaaaaaaaaaacataagacaaaccagacataaatttaaaatttaaaataaaaataaaaataaaattgttcacGTGtgctttttaagaattttttttttggaataactaatattttttttttatatcgacaacaatttcttcaaaaaactATATTCTTTTTAACGATTCAATATTAATGAATCGTATCCGTATTGATTTACTATATTATGAATGCCCCTTTAACtcaattcttcttttatttatttatttcaaaaaaatgataaattttttatttagaccGATTTATCAATAAATgcttataaaattaactaagaGGAGTAAAGTGAgaggtattttaaaaattatttcatttataaattaatttaaacacttcggcaagaaaaatatattttatatttttatgtttttcttatatataaaaaattttagagaaattattttttgacaacATATTAACACAAAATTGTCTGACTTACTTAAAGTAAAAATAGGGTTAAACAATAATCgatgaataatattatatattctttatgtaattaattaaagatgaaCGGTACAATTTTCTAAATTGTATCAATCATCTATCTTTTAGTTGTTTAACGTACAACATTTTTATTTGAGATAAGTTagacaatataaattttaactccattaacacattctttaatttttttttctctatgtttatgttttaataacattaattttttatctctttgtgCTAGATGTCAAATAGATTTTTGGCGTTAAAAAATGATTCTGCAAAATTTATCCTTTGACAGAACAGGATTATTAATTACACAATGGGAAGTATTGAGGTCCATCTTGTCCGAAGAATAATGCTGAACAAGATTAAGTTAAAGCATTCCGTGTTATTGGAGCTGCCTTTgtttttacattaaatttttacCATAAACACCATGCAAAGACGATTTCCCCAATCTCCCCCACATAAAAAGCCCTATAAATTGAGCCCTTCACACTCTGAAACATACACACAACAAAGTCCCATAGCATTCTCATTTTCGTCATTCCCTTAATTTCCGATCGACAATGTCATCATCCGAAGCTAAGAAAAGCCGTGGGCGCCAAAGGATTGAGATTAAGAAAATGAGCAATGAGGCCAACCTCCAAGTCACGTTCTCGAAGCGCCGCAGCGGGCTTTTCAAGAAAGCCAGTGAGCTTAGCACTCTCTGCGGGGCTAGCGTGGCTCTGGTGGTGTTCTCGCCGGGGAAGAAGGTGTTCTCCTTCGGCCACCCCAGCGTGGATGGCGTGATAGAGCGCTATCTGACGCAGGGGCCACCGCCGTTGATGGATGTCCAACGCATGGCGGAAGTGCTTGAGCTCAACGCCCAGCTGACTCATATCAATGATCAGCTGGAGGCGGAGAGGAAGCGAGCCCAGGAGCTCAGTGGGAAGGAGAGGGAGACCGAAGCCCATCTGTGGTGGGCCCGACCCGTGGAAGGGATGATCTCTATCGACAACCTGTACAAGTTGAAGAAAGCCTTTGAGGTGCTGAAGCAACAAGTGGCCGGTCTTGCTGATAGGGCTTTGTTGCAGTACTCTGTGGCTAATGGAAACCCGGGCCATCAGTTTTTTCCTGGGGCTTCTTCCTCAACCATTCCCAACGTTGTGCTTCAGCCACAACCACTGCCAGTGCCCCCCCAGATGTTCCCTCCCACTCCAAATATGATGATGCTGCCTCCGCCACCCATGTTTCAGAACTACATGCTTCCTGATGGGAGCATGATGAACCCCCATGGGTTTAATGACATGGGAATGGGAGGATTTGGAGGACCAGGGCCTTCTGGTTCTGGTGCTGGTGCTGGTGGTTTCTTTTGATCCTCCCGGCTGGATCTTGATGCCCTTCTGTTTTTAATTAAGAGTTCGCGCGAGTTGTTGTTTTAATTTCAGTGTTGTTCCGGGTTAATTAGCTAGTTTCATGTACGTGACAACATGCATGCTTAGCACTGATTGATTAGCTAGGGTTCGGATATTCTTGTCTTGAACCATCATCAGCATTGTCATGTAATGCTAGCAGCTGGAATGTTTTCCCTTTCGTATCATTTTCTTTGTTATGTTAGTTGTTCCAACTGGAGTGATGTACTTTCATGATCAGTTGAGTTGTTGTTTGATTAAATAGAGGgcatcttattatttatttatttatttgcttctcgtgtttggtttaatttttattttattttggtaacattaatttttatagagttcattttaaattattcaatatgattgttcaaattgattttagtttcaattttttatattggaaCTTTGATAAACGCATTCATGAGAGTTAATTTGGAGGTGTGTAGGTGAATGAAAAGAGACCGAAAAAGAGCGAGAGAGAAATGAAGTTACAGATGTGATAAATAGTGTTATGAGGCgaaagaaaaatagataagaagaaaatgatgtaaaagaaattaagagattaaagagaaaataagtttttttaagtataattattctttctattgtgttttacaaaatacaaaatcattccTATCTCTCTTCAAAAGTAtaacatctttttatttttttagtgtgcTGGAAATACACGCAGAAGCTACATCTGGTAGCTTTGTATTgagacttaaaaaattatattaaatgggTTCTGAGAtacttgaaaataatatttaaatatcccCTCACTCactaatatatctttttttttcaatcacattataaaacataataattaattatattatttttcttcttctatctcaCTCTAGCTAGGTATCTAATAGCTAGCATTGTGGGtgttatttatccttttttccaaaaaatagaTAAGAAGGACATGATGTGAAAGAAAGAGATTAAAGAGAAAACATATgtagtataattaattattctttttattgtgttttttacAAAGTTCAAAGTCATTCTTCCCTCTCATCTAAAGTATAATATTTTGAACTTATAGAAATATACTTAGCGTCTGTTTTTGCTTCAAGTAGGTTGATATGAATAGATAGGAttgaaaatgaatcaaattgataaaaaaatgattcagATTGCAGTTTGATTGAAATttgatatgaattttttattttttgtttgaatttcattCGATTCAAACTCGCGTATAGTTAGGTTTAACTCGATTAactagatttaaaattataattattttacatacttttattgattgatttatttattttgtataataatattaatataaaattaattatatcaatttaataatataaaatactatatatatatatatatatatatatatatatatatatatatatatatatatatatatatatatagttgattcactagtaaaaaaatatttgattcatGAATCAATCAAACTGAGTTATACATAGTTTAagtttaactaatttatttaacGAGCTCAAATTCAATTCACttgattcataaattaaaattaatttttaaatcaagttttaaattatattcGACAACGCATAAGCTACATCTAATAGCTTGTGTTGAgacttaaaaatcatattaaatatctTGTGAGATgcatatacaaatatatattattagtactcttttttaaaacaaaataagtataatttaattttatagaacttattttatatcattaaatGTAATTGGAATGtttcttcaaaactattttgagtataaattttacaaaaggtATATGTACCTATGATGGtcgacaaaaaaaattgaaattataaagtgaaaaaaaggtgaaaaataATGGTGAAATGGATCTGTACTAAAATGGTTAAATAATTTACCAGCAAATTGTTATTTGATATTGTATATTcggtaaaatttaattagaattcaTTGATAGTGTATAAACTGTCACCCAAATATGGTtgagatatataataaaattattaacttttgaaATAATACTTGTCATAAGTTATACTTagaacaatttttaattagatgaataaataagagtattgactttttaaataataatttccaaatttatatatatttagaataatattttgatgaGTGACATTCTATCATGACTGTAATTATGTGTGcttttttaataacttattttaaaaaaaaataattataactttctaaaataaattcaaagaaaAGCATCTTTTAGAATATATAGTCAATTGTCAAACATGTCAGTGGCGGGAAAAAAGTAAATGTAtaaatttgttatgtttttaCATTCAATGAAACCTCTATTAATGGAGTCAATTTCGTTTATTTGGAACAAGTTTTAAACTTGAATATAATGGGTCAGATATAGTTTGCAGGGGCCGGCTTTGACATTACTGTACCGACTTTCATCCATGTTGACATAAACACCAGTGATCCATTAAACACTTAtagattagtttattttttggggtctaACACTatcaaaatttgaatattaCATTAAACACCGATCAATTAAGTTAAGTCAATTAACACCACTACCACTAGTTTtatcttaaataataatttgtgataagataaaagtataaataaataatatgaagtattattaaataaataatgtgaagtatatatattattataaaatcaaccaAACAATAacatgtatttattattattaataataagagaaataattaatgattttattaaattatatttatattatcaattattacATTAATCAAAATTCTTTAACTAGTATACTAATTTCTTCAACAAAAAAACTACTATActaatgtataaaattattaattatatttgctaattaatgtattaaattgtgtgcattaattattatactattaaatattaattaattaatatattaatttattagattaataattaactaattaattaatttatgtttatatatgtatattaattattatattaaattatttttattaattagtatcctaaattataaatttattatttatatttattaattattaattttatttatagatttagtataatataaatatcagtaataaatttgtttcttactataaattaatatgtcattaagttaacatattaatatttaatttattataaataagtaatattcaatataagttaatatattaatagtataaaaatcaattctttattatataaatataaattagtatattaaatacttctatataaatataaacatacGTACtagatataatataaatatatagaagtaggttaattaaaaatatattttatataacattATTGATTCACGAGGATATGGACCATTTGACacaattttttctaaattaactCATGATAAATTGAGTTTTATATATGTAACtacattaaatacttaaaaaaaattgttagccATAATTATTATATCCGAttgaaatatgattattttataacttcatGAGAAAGATACATGTggtctcttaaaaaaatttaaatagatattaagttatagttttttttatcaaaattatttatatttaacatatatagtattaatattgTTTTGTA
The nucleotide sequence above comes from Glycine soja cultivar W05 chromosome 11, ASM419377v2, whole genome shotgun sequence. Encoded proteins:
- the LOC114374250 gene encoding agamous-like MADS-box protein AGL62, translated to MSSSEAKKSRGRQRIEIKKMSNEANLQVTFSKRRSGLFKKASELSTLCGASVALVVFSPGKKVFSFGHPSVDGVIERYLTQGPPPLMDVQRMAEVLELNAQLTHINDQLEAERKRAQELSGKERETEAHLWWARPVEGMISIDNLYKLKKAFEVLKQQVAGLADRALLQYSVANGNPGHQFFPGASSSTIPNVVLQPQPLPVPPQMFPPTPNMMMLPPPPMFQNYMLPDGSMMNPHGFNDMGMGGFGGPGPSGSGAGAGGFF